A single region of the Candidatus Dormiibacterota bacterium genome encodes:
- a CDS encoding C-terminal helicase domain-containing protein, giving the protein IFTETKRNADMLEIQLRSRGYNPGLLHGDLSQKDRDRAMQQFKDAHTRSLIATNIAARGLDIDDISHVINFDVPLTPEDYLHRVGRTGRAGRKGVAVTLITPSEILRLRDVERMARTRIERASLDVDFPVVADQVASA; this is encoded by the coding sequence TGATCTTCACCGAGACCAAGCGCAACGCCGACATGCTGGAGATCCAGCTGCGCTCGCGCGGGTACAACCCCGGGCTGCTCCACGGCGACCTCTCCCAGAAGGACCGCGACCGGGCGATGCAGCAGTTCAAGGACGCGCACACCCGCTCGCTGATCGCCACCAACATCGCCGCCCGCGGCCTCGACATCGACGACATCTCCCACGTCATCAACTTCGACGTCCCGCTGACCCCCGAGGACTACCTCCACCGGGTCGGCCGCACCGGCCGGGCGGGACGGAAGGGCGTGGCGGTGACCCTCATCACCCCGAGCGAGATCCTCCGGCTCCGCGACGTCGAGCGGATGGCGCGGACGCGGATCGAGCGTGCCTCGCTCGACGTCGACTTCCCCGTCGTCGCCGACCAAGTCGCCAGCGCCTGA
- a CDS encoding alpha/beta fold hydrolase, with amino-acid sequence MLHAFPLDGSQWDHQVAVLGDRWRCLRPDAFGCGASPAPPPGLTLDAVAAAVLDGLDARGIGEVAVVGLSMGGYTAMAMLRLAPHRVGALVLADTRSAADPEPARADRLAMAARVRADGVEPIVEPMLLKLLSPRGREEAHVADPVRGRIRRCTPEGVASCQEAMAARPDSSALVAAIRVPTLVVCGDQDPVTPVEEMRAMAATIPGSRFEVMPGVGHLSNLEQPAEFGALLSDFLAEAYPPGG; translated from the coding sequence CTGCTCCACGCCTTCCCTCTCGACGGCTCGCAGTGGGACCACCAGGTGGCGGTGCTGGGCGACCGCTGGCGCTGCCTCCGTCCCGACGCCTTCGGCTGCGGCGCCTCGCCGGCGCCACCGCCGGGGCTCACCCTCGACGCCGTCGCCGCGGCGGTGCTCGACGGGCTCGACGCCCGCGGGATCGGCGAGGTCGCGGTGGTCGGCCTCTCGATGGGCGGCTACACCGCGATGGCCATGCTCCGCCTCGCCCCGCACCGGGTCGGCGCCCTGGTGCTCGCCGACACCAGGTCGGCGGCCGACCCCGAGCCCGCCCGCGCCGACCGGCTGGCGATGGCCGCCCGGGTGCGCGCCGACGGGGTGGAGCCGATCGTCGAGCCGATGCTGCTGAAGCTGCTGAGCCCCCGCGGCCGCGAGGAGGCGCACGTCGCCGACCCGGTGCGCGGCCGGATCCGCCGCTGCACCCCGGAGGGGGTGGCCTCCTGCCAGGAGGCGATGGCGGCGCGCCCGGACAGCAGCGCGCTGGTCGCCGCCATCCGGGTGCCCACCCTGGTGGTCTGCGGCGACCAGGACCCGGTGACCCCGGTCGAGGAGATGCGCGCGATGGCGGCGACGATCCCCGGCTCGCGCTTCGAGGTGATGCCCGGCGTCGGGCACCTCTCGAACCTCGAGCAGCCCGCCGAGTTCGGCGCGCTGCTGAGCGATTTCCTCGCCGAGGCCTATCCGCCGGGCGGCTGA
- the moeB gene encoding molybdopterin-synthase adenylyltransferase MoeB produces the protein MATSSRDLLAAARAVVPEVTVDEVHGRPRDPRRVLLDVRERYEFEEGHLAGAVHLSKGFLETQIEDRVADRSTPITLYCAGGVRSLLAARALRELGYEDVESMAGGYGAWKAKGYDFVIPRTLTAEQRQRYSRHLLVPEVGEEGQARLLDARVLLIGAGGLGSPAALYLAAAGVGTLGLLDFDTVDVSNLQRQIIHTQDRVGMAKTESARIAINALNPDVRVVEHREMLTSENAVQLFSQYDIIVNGCDNFPTRYLANDAALFARKPLVDGGIFRFEGQVTTVLPFASPCYRCRYPAPPPPEEAPSCAEAGVLGVLPGIVGVLQATEVVKLIIGAGEPLAGRLLHVDALDMRFREFRVPRDPQCPVCGESPTITEPIDYEGFCLNPNLAPAGAGAGAH, from the coding sequence ATGGCCACTTCCTCCCGCGACCTGCTCGCCGCCGCCAGGGCGGTGGTGCCCGAGGTCACCGTCGACGAGGTGCACGGGCGACCCCGGGACCCGCGGCGGGTGCTCCTCGACGTCCGGGAGCGGTACGAGTTCGAGGAGGGCCATCTCGCCGGGGCCGTCCACCTCAGCAAGGGCTTCCTCGAGACCCAGATCGAGGACAGGGTCGCCGACCGGTCGACGCCGATCACCCTCTACTGCGCCGGCGGGGTGCGCTCGCTGCTCGCCGCCCGCGCCCTCCGCGAGCTCGGCTACGAGGACGTCGAGTCGATGGCCGGTGGCTACGGTGCCTGGAAGGCGAAGGGCTACGACTTCGTCATCCCCCGGACCCTGACCGCCGAGCAGCGGCAGCGCTACAGCCGCCACCTGCTCGTCCCCGAGGTGGGCGAGGAGGGCCAGGCCAGGCTGCTCGACGCCAGGGTGCTGCTGATCGGCGCCGGCGGCCTGGGCTCGCCCGCCGCCCTCTACCTGGCCGCCGCCGGGGTGGGGACGCTGGGGCTGCTCGACTTCGACACCGTCGACGTCAGCAACCTGCAGCGCCAGATCATCCACACCCAGGACCGGGTGGGCATGGCCAAGACCGAGTCGGCGCGGATCGCCATCAACGCCCTCAACCCCGACGTGCGCGTGGTCGAGCACCGCGAGATGCTCACCTCGGAGAACGCCGTCCAGCTGTTCTCCCAGTACGACATCATCGTCAACGGCTGCGACAACTTCCCGACCCGCTACCTCGCCAACGACGCCGCGCTGTTCGCCCGCAAGCCGCTGGTCGACGGCGGGATCTTCCGCTTCGAGGGCCAGGTGACCACGGTGCTCCCCTTCGCGTCGCCCTGCTACCGCTGCCGCTACCCGGCGCCGCCGCCCCCGGAGGAGGCCCCCTCCTGCGCCGAGGCGGGGGTGCTCGGGGTGCTGCCCGGCATCGTCGGCGTGCTCCAGGCCACCGAGGTGGTGAAGCTGATCATCGGCGCCGGCGAGCCGCTCGCCGGCCGGCTGCTCCACGTCGACGCCCTCGACATGCGCTTCCGCGAGTTCCGGGTGCCGCGCGACCCGCAGTGCCCGGTCTGCGGCGAGAGCCCGACGATCACCGAGCCGATCGACTACGAGGGCTTCTGCCTCAACCCGAACCTGGCTCCGGCGGGAGCCGGCGCCGGGGCGCACTGA
- a CDS encoding UDP-N-acetylmuramoyl-L-alanyl-D-glutamate--2,6-diaminopimelate ligase, whose product MLTLTALLAAAGLEAPPGMADPVIESAVYDSRAAGPGTLFVAIAGTRTDGHAHALDAVRRGAAAVVAERPPDPALPPATPLVLVADSRAALAPLAARLCGDPSRRLTVAGITGTDGKTTTVTMLHAAWRGAGIAAAALSTLDFRTVDRVEANTSRQTTLESADLQPRFAGLLEAGCTHVALETSSHALELNRVDEVDFDAAVYTRITSEHLDFHGSREAYLEAKARLATRVTARAGGLLVLDRDDGFGFPRLDSTAVARRLTYSAAGDPAADLRATRVDAGPEGVRLAAETPWGDVEVRLRLAGRFNAANALAALGTACATGARLEEAATGLELLERVGGRMERVDLGQPFGVVIDYAHTAAALGTVLGELRAATRGRLWAVFGSAGERDAEKRPAMGEVAARLAHAVVLTDEDPRGEDRDRILEDIAAGARAAGMRDQADLFLIPDRAGAVAHAVAHATPGDTVLLAGKGHESCILTAAGSVPWDERAVAEQAVRRWLDRHRQP is encoded by the coding sequence GTGCTCACCCTGACCGCGCTGCTCGCCGCCGCCGGGCTGGAGGCCCCCCCGGGGATGGCCGACCCGGTGATCGAGAGCGCCGTCTACGACTCCCGGGCGGCGGGGCCGGGGACGCTCTTCGTCGCCATCGCCGGCACCCGCACCGACGGCCACGCCCACGCCCTCGACGCGGTGCGCCGGGGGGCGGCGGCGGTGGTCGCCGAGCGTCCTCCGGACCCGGCGCTGCCCCCGGCGACCCCGCTGGTGCTGGTGGCGGACAGCCGCGCCGCCCTGGCCCCGCTCGCCGCCCGTCTCTGCGGCGACCCGTCGCGGCGGCTGACCGTCGCCGGCATCACCGGCACCGACGGCAAGACCACCACCGTGACCATGCTCCACGCCGCCTGGCGCGGCGCCGGGATCGCCGCCGCGGCGCTGAGCACCCTCGACTTCCGCACCGTCGACCGGGTCGAGGCCAACACCTCCCGCCAGACCACCCTGGAGTCGGCCGACCTCCAGCCGCGGTTCGCCGGGCTGCTCGAGGCGGGCTGCACCCACGTCGCCCTGGAGACCTCCAGCCACGCGCTCGAGCTCAACCGGGTGGACGAGGTCGACTTCGACGCCGCCGTCTACACCCGGATCACCAGCGAGCACCTCGACTTCCACGGCAGCCGGGAGGCCTACCTCGAGGCCAAGGCGCGGCTCGCCACCCGGGTGACGGCGCGGGCCGGTGGCCTGCTCGTCCTCGACCGCGACGACGGCTTCGGCTTCCCCCGGCTGGACTCCACCGCCGTCGCCCGCCGGCTCACCTACAGCGCCGCCGGCGACCCCGCCGCCGACCTCCGTGCCACCCGGGTCGACGCCGGCCCCGAGGGGGTGCGGCTGGCCGCCGAGACCCCGTGGGGCGACGTCGAGGTGCGGCTGCGCCTGGCGGGGCGCTTCAACGCCGCCAACGCCCTCGCCGCGCTCGGCACCGCCTGCGCCACCGGCGCCCGGCTCGAGGAGGCCGCCACCGGCCTGGAGCTGCTGGAGCGGGTCGGCGGCCGGATGGAGCGGGTCGACCTCGGCCAGCCCTTCGGGGTGGTGATCGACTACGCCCACACCGCCGCGGCGCTGGGCACCGTGCTCGGCGAGCTCCGGGCGGCCACCCGGGGCCGGCTCTGGGCGGTGTTCGGCTCGGCGGGCGAGCGCGACGCCGAGAAGCGGCCGGCGATGGGCGAGGTCGCGGCCCGGCTCGCCCACGCGGTGGTGCTCACCGACGAGGACCCGCGCGGCGAGGACCGCGACCGGATCCTCGAGGACATCGCCGCGGGAGCCCGCGCCGCCGGGATGCGCGACCAGGCCGACCTCTTCCTGATCCCCGACCGGGCCGGCGCCGTCGCCCACGCCGTCGCCCATGCGACCCCCGGCGACACCGTGCTGCTCGCCGGGAAGGGGCACGAGAGCTGCATCCTCACCGCCGCGGGGAGCGTGCCCTGGGACGAGCGGGCGGTCGCGGAGCAGGCGGTCCGGCGCTGGCTCGACCGCCACCGCCAACCCTGA
- a CDS encoding amino acid permease, whose translation MAENATLGGERAVETDHPRTLGWLGVTSLAMGGSNQSIFIVGAVIAAQGSAAIPLLIVGLLLSWAATPGWVELVLMWPNRVGGIAATCAEAFRPYSPVLANLTGVCYWWGWIPTCGLTALLSASALHQWYLPGVPVEVMAVAIVAIFTVVNLCGVRWVTRLAIPVALASAMLAFLSAVVPALTGHVDWRRASSFHLVSPFSGWFGALTSAMAGLYLIGFAAPAFEAAACHVGEMRNPLRSLPRAMFASAGMSSLYFIALPVVWLGVFGNHALEGDLASTLGPTFAPLLGGGAKAAAIWFMVFNMFHGTLQPLAGASRTLSQLSEDGLLPRLLARRSRTDCPWVATLLTAGFAIAFLLAGDPTWLIAAANFTYLIGIGLPNVAVWLLRRDAPERERPFRAPRGTIAAGVVAAAIWGASAVLGFQQFGLPTVLFGIAFAYSGSLLYAWRRWRDRSPGGRRAVRSMHVKLTGAMLAVLALDGAGYLLAVENLSRGDAALVAVCEDIFVCVALLTITVGLVLPGMIGHAVGQVARGAERLATGTLAEFTLAMEALGAGELSRARATLDVEPLVVHNRDEIGALATSFNTMLSEVSRATVALDAARDQLQRHRDHLEQLAFHDPLTNLPNRSLFGDRAGRAVRRLDGRQGHVAVLLLDLDNFKTVNDSLGHAAGDRLLVEVADRLRTVVRPGDTTARLGGDEFAMLLEDLTGRDDAIRAAERILDSFRRPFRIQDREIVVRASIGVAIADEDGIGAEELLRNADVAMYAAKEQGKARSTVFSGSLHSAALDRLALEQDLRTAIVRDQFHLVYQPQLDLASRRIVGAEALIRWEHPTRGLVMPAAFIPLAEEMGLIVDVDDWAVRTVCRQLAAWSAQGLPPLRVAVNLSGREFDDPGLAGRIERALHECGVPASALEIELTESVAVRQPEAALAALEQLRALGVHVAIDDFGTGYSVLSSLQRFPVDRLKIDRSFVERIGPEGGDAPLVAAMITMGHGLGLEVVAEGVETAEQLGYLEEHGCDLVQGYLLSHPLTGPELERLLWAPPAPAAPSPARLASRRAIEAVSELVSSEPAVEPLCRALLGELERLTGMESTFFAEPLPRERALRVRHAHNGGGLRIVEGLVISADDPLVRRRPHRDGVATEPRGGLAEAMGVRVALSVPVMGTHDRVLGSLCAASQRRLEPNANVMVAMRLFARLIGARMSQMSAPGITDGRAGVITPLPAGSDTVTGSTPPAA comes from the coding sequence ATGGCGGAGAACGCCACCCTCGGCGGCGAGCGAGCCGTCGAGACCGACCACCCGCGCACCCTCGGGTGGCTGGGCGTCACCTCGCTGGCGATGGGCGGCAGCAACCAGAGCATCTTCATCGTCGGGGCGGTGATCGCCGCCCAGGGCAGCGCCGCCATCCCCCTGCTGATCGTCGGCCTGCTGCTCAGCTGGGCGGCGACCCCGGGCTGGGTCGAGCTGGTGCTGATGTGGCCCAACCGGGTGGGCGGCATCGCCGCCACCTGCGCCGAGGCCTTCCGCCCCTACAGCCCGGTGCTCGCCAACCTCACCGGCGTCTGCTACTGGTGGGGCTGGATCCCGACCTGCGGGCTCACCGCCCTGCTCTCGGCGTCGGCGCTGCACCAGTGGTACCTGCCCGGGGTGCCCGTCGAGGTGATGGCGGTGGCCATCGTCGCGATCTTCACCGTGGTCAACCTCTGCGGGGTGCGCTGGGTCACCCGCCTCGCCATCCCGGTCGCCCTCGCCTCGGCCATGCTCGCCTTCCTGTCCGCGGTGGTGCCGGCGCTCACCGGGCACGTCGACTGGCGGCGGGCGAGCAGCTTCCACCTGGTCAGCCCCTTCAGCGGCTGGTTCGGGGCGCTGACCAGCGCGATGGCGGGGCTGTACCTGATCGGCTTCGCCGCCCCCGCCTTCGAGGCGGCCGCGTGCCACGTCGGCGAGATGCGCAACCCGCTGCGCAGCCTGCCACGGGCGATGTTCGCCAGCGCCGGGATGTCGAGCCTGTACTTCATCGCCCTCCCCGTGGTCTGGCTGGGGGTCTTCGGCAACCACGCCCTCGAGGGCGACCTGGCCTCGACCCTCGGGCCCACCTTCGCCCCCCTGCTCGGCGGCGGGGCGAAGGCGGCGGCGATCTGGTTCATGGTGTTCAACATGTTCCACGGCACCCTCCAGCCCCTCGCCGGGGCGTCGCGGACGCTGTCCCAGCTCTCCGAGGACGGGCTGCTGCCCCGGCTGCTGGCGCGCCGGTCGCGCACCGACTGCCCCTGGGTGGCCACCCTGCTCACCGCCGGGTTCGCGATCGCGTTCCTGCTCGCCGGCGATCCCACCTGGCTGATCGCCGCCGCCAACTTCACCTACCTGATCGGCATCGGCCTGCCCAACGTCGCCGTCTGGCTGCTCCGCCGCGACGCCCCGGAGCGGGAGCGCCCCTTCCGGGCGCCGCGGGGAACGATCGCCGCCGGCGTGGTGGCCGCCGCCATCTGGGGCGCGTCGGCGGTGCTCGGCTTCCAGCAGTTCGGCCTGCCCACCGTCCTCTTCGGGATCGCCTTCGCCTACTCGGGCTCGCTCCTCTACGCCTGGCGGCGCTGGCGCGACCGTTCCCCGGGGGGGCGTCGAGCGGTCCGCAGCATGCACGTGAAGCTCACCGGCGCGATGCTCGCCGTGCTCGCCCTCGACGGCGCCGGCTACCTGCTCGCGGTGGAGAACCTCAGCCGGGGGGACGCCGCCCTGGTCGCCGTCTGCGAGGACATCTTCGTCTGCGTCGCCCTGCTCACCATCACCGTCGGGCTGGTGCTGCCGGGGATGATCGGCCACGCCGTCGGCCAGGTGGCACGCGGCGCCGAGCGCCTCGCCACCGGCACCCTGGCCGAGTTCACCCTGGCGATGGAGGCACTCGGCGCGGGCGAGCTCAGCCGGGCCCGCGCCACCCTCGACGTCGAGCCGCTGGTGGTCCACAACCGCGACGAGATCGGGGCCCTGGCGACCAGCTTCAACACCATGCTGTCCGAGGTGTCGCGGGCCACCGTGGCCCTCGACGCCGCCCGCGACCAGCTCCAGCGCCACCGCGACCACCTCGAGCAGCTCGCCTTCCACGACCCGCTGACCAATCTCCCCAACCGCTCGCTCTTCGGCGACCGGGCCGGGCGCGCGGTGCGCCGCCTCGACGGCCGGCAGGGCCACGTCGCGGTGCTGCTCCTCGACCTCGACAACTTCAAGACGGTGAACGACAGCCTCGGGCACGCCGCCGGCGACCGGCTGCTCGTCGAGGTGGCCGACCGGCTGCGCACCGTGGTGCGTCCCGGCGACACCACCGCCCGCCTCGGCGGCGACGAGTTCGCCATGCTGCTCGAGGACCTGACCGGCCGCGACGACGCGATCCGGGCCGCGGAGCGCATCCTCGACAGCTTCCGCCGCCCCTTCCGCATCCAGGACCGTGAGATCGTGGTGCGCGCCAGCATCGGCGTGGCCATCGCCGACGAGGACGGCATCGGCGCCGAGGAGCTGCTCCGCAACGCCGACGTCGCCATGTACGCCGCCAAGGAGCAGGGGAAGGCCCGCTCCACGGTGTTCTCGGGCAGCCTCCACTCCGCGGCGCTGGACCGGCTGGCGCTCGAGCAGGACCTCCGCACCGCGATCGTCCGCGACCAGTTCCACCTCGTCTACCAGCCCCAGCTCGACCTCGCCAGCCGGCGCATCGTCGGCGCCGAGGCGCTGATCCGCTGGGAGCACCCCACCCGCGGGCTGGTGATGCCCGCCGCGTTCATCCCCCTCGCCGAGGAGATGGGGCTGATCGTCGACGTCGACGACTGGGCGGTGCGCACCGTGTGCCGGCAGCTCGCCGCCTGGAGCGCCCAGGGACTGCCGCCGCTGCGGGTCGCCGTCAACCTCTCCGGCCGCGAGTTCGACGACCCCGGCCTGGCCGGCCGGATCGAGCGCGCCCTGCACGAGTGCGGGGTGCCGGCGTCGGCGCTGGAGATCGAGCTCACCGAGAGCGTGGCGGTCCGCCAGCCGGAGGCGGCGCTGGCCGCCCTCGAGCAGCTGCGGGCCCTCGGCGTCCACGTCGCCATCGACGACTTCGGCACCGGCTACTCGGTGCTGAGCTCCCTGCAGCGGTTCCCGGTCGATCGCCTGAAGATCGACCGGTCCTTCGTCGAGCGGATCGGACCCGAGGGGGGCGACGCACCCCTGGTGGCGGCGATGATCACGATGGGGCACGGCCTCGGGCTCGAGGTGGTCGCCGAGGGGGTGGAGACCGCCGAGCAGCTCGGGTACCTCGAGGAGCACGGCTGCGACCTCGTCCAGGGCTACCTGCTCAGCCATCCGCTGACGGGGCCGGAGCTCGAGCGGCTGCTCTGGGCCCCGCCCGCGCCGGCGGCGCCGTCGCCGGCCCGGCTGGCCAGCCGCCGGGCGATCGAGGCGGTCTCCGAGCTGGTCAGCTCCGAGCCCGCGGTCGAGCCGCTCTGCCGCGCCCTGCTCGGCGAGCTGGAGCGGCTGACCGGGATGGAGTCCACCTTCTTCGCCGAGCCATTGCCCCGGGAGCGCGCGCTGCGCGTGCGCCACGCCCACAACGGCGGCGGGCTGCGCATCGTCGAGGGGCTGGTCATCTCCGCCGACGACCCCCTGGTCCGGCGCCGGCCGCACCGCGACGGCGTCGCCACGGAGCCGCGCGGGGGGCTGGCGGAGGCGATGGGGGTGCGGGTGGCGCTCAGCGTGCCGGTGATGGGCACCCACGACCGCGTGCTCGGCAGCCTGTGCGCCGCCAGCCAGCGACGCCTGGAGCCCAACGCCAACGTGATGGTGGCGATGCGCCTCTTCGCCCGGCTGATCGGTGCCCGGATGTCACAGATGTCCGCGCCCGGGATCACGGACGGGCGCGCCGGCGTCATCACGCCGCTTCCGGCCGGGAGCGACACCGTCACCGGTTCGACGCCGCCGGCGGCCTGA
- a CDS encoding CpaF family protein, whose protein sequence is MSMLTALATVEVATSIDYGPLSGIMSDPAITEIMVNGHRDIWVEQGGHLLLTDAQFPDEASLTSLIRQIAVYVGRRISREEPMLDARLPDGSRVNAILPPLSLCGPVMTIRRFSLEAVTAEDLVGSGSVSRPALDFLTGCVVSRRNILISGRSGAGKTTLLNLLGSFIPSVERIITIEDTAELQLHQPHWIRLETRPADAGGAHEITTRDLLRNSMRMRPDRIVVGECRGGEALDMLQAMNTGHEGSMSTIHANSPRDALQRLETLSLMAGVEVPHRAVRDQIGSALHVVVHLDRDADGRRRVMQISEIVGREGDVVTMQDVFAMQAEDPGGATAMRLLPTRVRPRSLDAMVAVRHLIPAGLARLYPDARLAVA, encoded by the coding sequence ATGTCCATGCTCACCGCCCTCGCCACCGTGGAGGTCGCCACCTCCATCGACTACGGCCCCCTCTCGGGGATCATGAGCGATCCCGCCATCACCGAGATCATGGTCAACGGCCACCGCGACATCTGGGTCGAGCAGGGTGGCCACCTGCTTCTCACCGACGCGCAGTTCCCGGACGAGGCCTCGCTGACGTCGCTGATCCGGCAGATCGCGGTGTACGTCGGACGCCGCATCTCCCGCGAGGAGCCGATGCTCGACGCCCGCCTTCCCGACGGGTCGAGGGTCAACGCGATCCTGCCCCCGCTCAGCCTCTGCGGGCCGGTGATGACGATCCGGCGCTTCAGCCTGGAGGCGGTGACCGCCGAGGACCTGGTCGGCAGCGGCAGCGTGTCCCGGCCGGCGCTCGACTTCCTCACGGGGTGCGTCGTCAGCCGGCGCAACATCCTCATCAGCGGGCGCAGCGGGGCGGGGAAGACCACGCTGCTCAACCTGCTCGGCAGCTTCATCCCGAGCGTGGAGCGGATCATCACCATCGAGGACACCGCCGAGCTCCAGCTCCACCAGCCTCACTGGATCCGGCTCGAGACCCGGCCGGCCGACGCCGGCGGAGCCCACGAGATCACCACCCGCGACCTCCTGCGCAACAGCATGAGGATGCGGCCCGACCGCATCGTGGTCGGCGAGTGCCGCGGCGGCGAGGCGCTCGACATGCTCCAGGCGATGAACACCGGCCACGAGGGCTCGATGTCGACCATCCACGCCAACAGCCCGCGGGACGCCCTCCAGCGGCTGGAGACGCTGAGCCTCATGGCCGGGGTCGAGGTCCCGCACCGGGCGGTGCGCGACCAGATCGGCAGTGCCCTCCACGTCGTCGTGCACCTCGACCGCGACGCCGACGGCCGGCGCCGGGTGATGCAGATCTCCGAGATCGTCGGGCGCGAGGGCGACGTCGTGACCATGCAGGACGTCTTCGCGATGCAGGCCGAGGACCCCGGCGGCGCGACCGCCATGCGGCTGCTGCCCACGCGGGTGCGTCCCCGCTCCCTGGACGCGATGGTGGCGGTGCGCCACCTGATCCCGGCGGGCCTGGCCCGGCTCTACCCGGACGCCCGCCTGGCGGTCGCCTGA
- a CDS encoding S8 family serine peptidase, which yields MTIPRSIDHTQSPSARSRAIGAALAALATLAAAAATAPAAAAAATPGGSVSLIVRGQPGGAAAVDAAIARAGGRVTHELAIIDGAAATVPVAGVAALTADPAVLRVTPNGAVHLQSDPSGYSPAGDTGSVYNTTLMTGAQSFWQAGYTGRGIDVAIIDSGVVPVNGLTAPGKVLYGPDLSPESQQPTRRGLDGFGHGTHLAGLIGGRDDAAAAGHYAGDSTDFIGMAPDARIVSVKVADSSGLTDVTQVLAGIDWVVQHSHDPGMNIRVLDMSFSTDSVQSYLLDPLAFATEAAWHAGLVVTASAGNAGQRAQLFDPAFDPYVIAVGAADTMATTSLADDTVASFSQSGDGSRNPDLVAPGVHLQSLRNPGSLVDAMYPGGLISSRFFRGSGTSQASAIVAGAAALLLQQHPYLSNDQVKSLLTSTATPLAGQPRSLQGSGELNLRGALTAIPPLLAIQLYLPGTGCGSIEGARGTVHLTDNGVTLQGETDIMGNPVLACQLASLLHNGAAWIGGVFNGAVWTGSGWIGAQWAGATWTGNSFAGEPWSGGTWSGGTWSGGTWSGGTWSGGTWSGGTWSGGTWSGGTWSGGTWSSAGWS from the coding sequence ATGACGATTCCGCGATCGATCGACCACACGCAGTCTCCCAGCGCCCGGTCACGGGCGATCGGCGCGGCTCTTGCCGCACTGGCCACGCTCGCCGCCGCCGCGGCGACGGCTCCGGCGGCGGCCGCCGCCGCCACCCCCGGAGGCTCGGTCTCGCTCATCGTCCGCGGACAGCCCGGCGGCGCCGCCGCCGTCGACGCCGCCATCGCCCGTGCCGGGGGACGCGTCACCCACGAGCTCGCGATCATCGACGGGGCCGCCGCCACCGTGCCCGTCGCCGGGGTGGCCGCGCTCACCGCCGACCCGGCGGTGCTCCGGGTGACGCCGAACGGCGCGGTGCACCTGCAGAGCGACCCCTCCGGCTACAGCCCCGCCGGTGACACCGGGTCGGTCTACAACACCACCCTGATGACCGGCGCCCAGTCCTTCTGGCAGGCCGGCTACACCGGGCGCGGCATCGACGTCGCGATCATCGACAGCGGCGTGGTGCCGGTGAACGGCCTCACCGCACCGGGGAAGGTCCTGTACGGTCCGGACCTCTCCCCCGAGTCGCAGCAGCCCACCCGCCGCGGCCTCGACGGCTTCGGCCACGGCACCCACCTCGCCGGCCTGATCGGCGGCCGTGACGACGCCGCCGCCGCCGGCCACTACGCCGGCGACAGCACCGATTTCATCGGGATGGCGCCGGACGCCCGCATCGTCAGCGTCAAGGTCGCCGACAGCTCCGGCCTCACCGACGTCACCCAGGTGCTCGCGGGCATCGACTGGGTGGTCCAGCACAGCCACGACCCGGGGATGAACATCCGGGTGCTGGACATGTCCTTCAGCACCGACAGCGTCCAGTCGTACCTGCTCGACCCGCTCGCCTTCGCCACCGAGGCGGCCTGGCACGCCGGCCTGGTCGTCACCGCCTCCGCGGGCAACGCCGGCCAGCGCGCCCAGCTCTTCGACCCCGCCTTCGACCCCTACGTCATCGCCGTCGGCGCCGCCGACACCATGGCGACCACCAGCCTCGCCGACGACACCGTGGCGAGCTTCTCGCAGAGCGGCGACGGCAGCCGCAACCCCGACCTGGTCGCCCCCGGCGTCCACCTGCAGAGCCTCCGCAACCCCGGCTCGCTGGTCGACGCGATGTACCCGGGCGGGCTGATCAGCTCGCGCTTCTTCCGCGGCAGCGGCACCTCGCAGGCCTCGGCGATCGTCGCCGGCGCGGCGGCTCTGCTCCTCCAGCAGCACCCCTACCTCAGCAACGACCAGGTGAAGTCGCTGCTCACCTCGACGGCGACCCCGCTGGCGGGGCAGCCGCGGAGCCTCCAGGGCTCGGGTGAGCTCAACCTGCGCGGCGCGCTCACCGCGATCCCGCCGCTGCTGGCGATCCAGCTGTACCTGCCGGGCACCGGCTGCGGCTCGATCGAGGGTGCCCGCGGGACGGTGCACCTCACCGACAACGGGGTCACCCTCCAGGGCGAGACCGACATCATGGGCAACCCGGTGCTGGCCTGCCAGCTCGCGTCGCTCCTCCACAACGGCGCCGCCTGGATCGGCGGAGTGTTCAACGGCGCGGTCTGGACCGGGAGCGGCTGGATCGGCGCCCAGTGGGCGGGCGCCACCTGGACGGGGAACTCGTTCGCGGGAGAGCCGTGGTCGGGCGGCACCTGGTCCGGCGGCACCTGGTCGGGCGGCACCTGGTCGGGCGGCACCTGGTCGGGTGGCACCTGGTCCGGCGGCACCTGGTCGGGCGGCACCTGGTCCGGAGGCACCTGGTCCGGCGGCACCTGGTCGTCGGCCGGCTGGTCCTGA